The Rhodocytophaga rosea genome has a segment encoding these proteins:
- a CDS encoding DUF4838 domain-containing protein: MQTTRIFLFIYIFLFTVFTNIHAQKLTLDPQQTLIAVNAKDAFTKVGSTELQKQLRRIYRTDKGFEFVNDDQVKKNMADISKKSIISFGPTYFTNEEKLTTASIYAFTIRKKGNIVMIMGLHPMGYVNGMAYFLDNYCGVRFYLPTELYTSLPKLNKITLPEKIDITQEPFVAYTLGTGLTSAVENEGNWAWYNGLTRKNWESHQHSMGQRFPTVEFKDKYPEIYPLMNGKRYFPANQGDQNWQPDFAEPKLVDAAVESAINYFKQKPGLRHISFSVQDSKVYPVEGKMAEVLSKYPKSYEGRLKAYIDTYIHFLNQVAERLEKELPEQGVSGQKKIVYIVYGQVAQMPKEKLHPSIVPVVVSQISELDKDGVTQRATWNNPFRLSDWAKKATYIGHHDWAQGNGYLYPRIYTGLLAKYLKEVKVLGLKQEYYHAELYPNWGLDGPKYYLMGKLLWSPEADVEALMTQFCTDMFGKAAKPMKEYFDTLEKLTYSMDNTRDIYRKMHSFPKQLLLSPQELELVKQARTWLNQASRRTKNESEKKRIEFFSKSFRLTEYLFELTNAKEVKQEQIDEVKKYMETVILPDKMTFFGARTKGELERRVTSALQSIPNKPKPKK, from the coding sequence ATGCAAACCACCAGGATTTTCCTCTTTATCTATATTTTCCTTTTTACTGTTTTTACAAACATTCATGCACAGAAATTAACCCTTGATCCGCAGCAAACCTTGATTGCCGTAAATGCAAAGGATGCGTTTACTAAAGTTGGTTCCACAGAGTTACAAAAGCAACTGCGTAGGATTTACCGGACAGATAAAGGTTTTGAATTTGTTAATGATGATCAGGTGAAGAAAAATATGGCGGATATCAGTAAGAAATCAATCATTTCCTTTGGACCTACTTATTTTACAAATGAGGAGAAGTTAACTACTGCGAGTATTTATGCATTTACTATCAGGAAAAAGGGAAATATAGTGATGATTATGGGTTTACATCCTATGGGGTATGTGAATGGTATGGCTTATTTTTTAGATAATTACTGTGGCGTACGCTTTTATCTCCCTACCGAATTGTACACAAGCCTTCCGAAATTAAATAAAATAACCTTACCTGAAAAAATTGATATTACTCAAGAACCTTTTGTAGCCTATACGTTGGGAACTGGTCTAACTTCTGCTGTAGAAAATGAAGGGAATTGGGCCTGGTATAATGGATTAACCAGAAAAAACTGGGAAAGCCATCAGCATTCAATGGGACAAAGGTTTCCCACTGTAGAATTTAAAGACAAGTATCCTGAAATTTACCCTTTAATGAATGGAAAACGTTATTTTCCTGCCAATCAGGGAGACCAGAACTGGCAGCCTGATTTTGCGGAACCTAAATTAGTAGATGCGGCGGTTGAATCTGCTATCAACTATTTTAAACAGAAACCAGGATTAAGGCATATATCCTTTTCAGTACAAGATAGCAAGGTTTATCCGGTAGAAGGCAAGATGGCTGAGGTTCTTAGTAAATATCCTAAGTCGTATGAAGGAAGATTAAAAGCATATATAGATACCTATATTCATTTTCTTAATCAGGTGGCCGAACGCCTGGAGAAAGAATTACCCGAACAAGGGGTAAGCGGACAGAAGAAGATCGTTTATATTGTGTATGGCCAGGTTGCGCAAATGCCTAAAGAAAAACTTCATCCCAGCATTGTACCTGTTGTAGTATCCCAGATATCAGAACTAGACAAGGATGGCGTTACTCAGCGGGCTACCTGGAATAATCCCTTCCGCCTCAGTGACTGGGCGAAAAAAGCAACCTATATCGGACACCATGACTGGGCTCAGGGGAATGGATATTTATATCCCAGAATTTATACTGGTTTATTGGCAAAGTATCTTAAAGAGGTAAAAGTACTAGGGTTGAAACAAGAATACTATCATGCTGAATTATATCCTAACTGGGGACTTGATGGTCCTAAATATTACTTAATGGGAAAATTACTCTGGTCACCGGAGGCAGATGTAGAAGCACTGATGACTCAATTTTGTACTGATATGTTCGGGAAAGCAGCCAAACCAATGAAAGAGTATTTCGATACTCTGGAAAAATTGACCTATTCTATGGATAATACCCGGGATATTTACCGTAAAATGCATTCTTTTCCAAAACAATTATTGTTAAGCCCGCAAGAGTTAGAACTGGTAAAACAGGCAAGAACATGGTTAAATCAGGCTAGTCGTAGAACAAAGAATGAGAGTGAAAAGAAGAGAATTGAGTTCTTTTCCAAAAGTTTCCGGTTAACAGAATATCTGTTTGAACTGACCAATGCAAAAGAAGTAAAACAGGAGCAGATTGATGAAGTTAAAAAGTATATGGAAACTGTTATCCTGCCTGATAAGATGACTTTTTTTGGTGCCCGTACTAAAGGTGAGCTGGAAAGGAGAGTAACAAGTGCTTTGCAATCGATTCCTAACAAACCAAAACCAAAAAAGTAG
- a CDS encoding IS5 family transposase: MLSKDIIKEQILPHLSQGKRGTRCKADYIQIVKAIFYKLKTGSQWRELPMYEFFRESPYSWQSIYYHFNKWAKDGSWQHLWIALLKKYRSCLDLSSMQLDGSHTLAKNGGACVGYQKRKKAVTTNMLFLADNQGLMLACSEPISGEHNDLYQISECFKSLCLLLEQAGISLEGIFMNADAGFDSKELRKQCAQQKIEANIAINKRSSKETLADCYFDQQLYKKRRVIEQANAWLDSFKTLLIRFEVLTQTWLAFHMMAFSLLFLRRIIKLNKL; this comes from the coding sequence GTGCTGAGTAAAGATATTATAAAAGAGCAAATTCTGCCTCATTTATCACAAGGCAAAAGAGGAACAAGATGTAAAGCAGATTACATCCAAATAGTAAAAGCTATTTTTTATAAATTAAAAACAGGTAGTCAATGGAGAGAGTTACCCATGTATGAGTTTTTTAGAGAATCTCCTTATAGTTGGCAATCCATTTACTACCACTTCAATAAATGGGCAAAAGATGGCAGTTGGCAACACCTATGGATAGCCTTACTGAAAAAATATCGATCCTGTTTGGATTTATCTTCGATGCAACTAGATGGTAGCCATACCCTAGCAAAAAATGGTGGGGCTTGTGTAGGCTATCAGAAAAGAAAAAAAGCTGTGACTACTAATATGCTTTTTCTGGCTGACAATCAAGGCTTGATGTTAGCTTGTAGTGAGCCTATTAGCGGAGAACACAATGATTTATATCAGATTAGTGAATGCTTTAAAAGTCTATGTCTGCTATTAGAGCAAGCAGGAATCAGCTTAGAAGGTATATTCATGAATGCAGATGCGGGCTTTGATTCTAAAGAATTACGAAAACAATGTGCACAGCAAAAAATAGAAGCCAACATTGCTATCAACAAAAGAAGCAGTAAAGAGACCCTTGCTGATTGCTACTTTGATCAACAATTGTATAAGAAAAGAAGAGTCATTGAACAAGCTAATGCTTGGTTAGACAGTTTTAAGACACTGCTGATCCGTTTTGAAGTATTGACTCAGACTTGGCTTGCTTTTCATATGATGGCTTTCTCTCTGCTGTTCTTACGCAGAATCATCAAACTTAATAAACTTTAA
- a CDS encoding DUF4142 domain-containing protein, which translates to MHNNILKKLTATMMVSAGLLAIDLGPLHAQSQSQQGKTGSTQSQTPTQGTSQTKSKSDAHNGHHGASAKMGNASAGNMFVKKAAESNMAEIELSRLALQNASSQQVKDYAQQMIDHHTMAQQELASIVSGSASVNSGQPGNDASMDDSNTSSNNTPVTANPGNAIGQGNNAATGKQGNSSGSNDPDTANNTGGTTGGSKSGLGAGSTYKSSSTGGGGAGANAGGTTSSTGLGDTDARRPSGVNNGNRDISDTTGISIKSTGPTTTGDPANSADNIGNGNSATSSTDATGGMHHAEASHSDLPTELSPEHQALHTKLSKLNGTEFESQYIQVMVKDHAKAVELFEKQSKNSSDAALQGYASKNLPLIRQHYQTAQKLSASKNSSGKGTSDSK; encoded by the coding sequence ATGCATAATAATATATTAAAAAAGCTGACAGCCACTATGATGGTGTCAGCCGGATTACTGGCCATAGACCTTGGGCCTTTGCATGCACAAAGTCAATCGCAACAGGGGAAAACTGGCAGTACGCAAAGCCAGACTCCTACGCAGGGAACTTCTCAGACTAAAAGCAAATCAGACGCTCACAATGGCCATCATGGAGCTAGTGCCAAGATGGGAAATGCGTCAGCCGGAAATATGTTTGTAAAAAAAGCCGCAGAGTCGAATATGGCCGAAATAGAACTAAGCCGCCTGGCATTGCAGAATGCTTCATCCCAACAGGTAAAAGACTATGCCCAGCAGATGATTGATCATCATACCATGGCTCAGCAAGAGCTGGCTTCCATTGTGTCCGGTTCTGCCTCTGTGAATTCCGGGCAGCCGGGCAATGATGCCAGCATGGACGACAGTAATACAAGTAGCAATAATACTCCTGTTACCGCTAATCCTGGCAATGCAATCGGACAAGGAAACAATGCTGCCACCGGTAAACAGGGAAATTCATCTGGTAGCAATGATCCGGATACAGCAAACAATACCGGAGGAACTACCGGTGGAAGTAAGTCTGGATTAGGGGCAGGTTCTACCTATAAATCCTCCAGTACAGGGGGAGGAGGAGCCGGTGCAAACGCTGGTGGCACCACAAGTAGTACTGGTTTAGGGGATACAGATGCAAGACGTCCAAGCGGGGTTAATAACGGCAACCGGGATATAAGCGATACTACGGGTATTTCAATTAAAAGTACGGGCCCAACAACGACAGGAGATCCTGCGAATTCAGCAGATAATATTGGCAACGGAAATTCTGCCACTTCTTCTACAGATGCCACCGGAGGAATGCATCATGCGGAAGCCAGTCACAGTGATCTTCCTACAGAGCTTTCTCCGGAACACCAGGCTTTGCATACCAAGCTCTCCAAATTGAATGGCACTGAGTTCGAGAGCCAATATATTCAAGTAATGGTAAAAGACCATGCGAAGGCGGTTGAATTATTTGAAAAACAGTCTAAAAACAGTTCAGATGCTGCTTTACAGGGATATGCCAGTAAAAATCTGCCTTTAATCAGGCAGCATTATCAGACGGCTCAGAAGTTATCGGCTTCAAAAAACAGCTCCGGTAAAGGCACTTCAGATTCGAAATAG
- a CDS encoding dipeptidase produces the protein MQAYIQQHKNRFISELLDLLRIPSISADSRYKNDVRKAAEFIREKLIAAGADSAELCETPGHPIVYGQKIIDASLPTILVYGHYDVQPADPLDLWHSPPFEPVIKDEKIYARGACDDKGQVYMHLKALETMLATGNLTCNVKFMIEGEEEVGSDNLGNFVKANKEKLQADVILISDTGIISNDCPSLTSGLRGLSYLEVEVTGPNRDLHSGMYGGAVANPINILCEMIASLKDENKHITIPGFYDEVVELSREERDEMAKAPFNLEEYKKDLNIGDVHGETSYSTTERVSIRPTLDVNGIWGGYTGEGSKTVIPSQAFAKISMRLVPNQSPEKITELFTKHFLAIAPKSVKVKVKPHHGGEPVVTPIDSVAFRAASKAFEEAWGKTPIPKREGGSIPIVALFEKELGLKSVLMGFGLDSDAIHSPNEHYGLFNYIKGIETIPLFYKYYTTLSKTEGR, from the coding sequence ATGCAAGCTTATATTCAACAACACAAAAACAGGTTTATCAGTGAATTACTTGATCTGCTCCGGATTCCTTCCATCAGTGCCGACAGCCGGTATAAAAATGATGTCCGGAAAGCTGCTGAATTTATCCGGGAGAAATTAATCGCTGCCGGTGCTGATTCGGCTGAACTCTGCGAAACACCAGGACATCCGATTGTATATGGGCAAAAAATCATTGATGCCTCCCTCCCTACCATACTAGTATATGGACATTACGATGTACAGCCTGCTGACCCTTTGGATTTGTGGCACTCCCCTCCTTTTGAGCCGGTAATTAAAGATGAAAAAATTTATGCCAGGGGTGCCTGCGATGATAAAGGCCAGGTGTATATGCACCTGAAAGCCCTCGAAACGATGCTGGCTACCGGAAACCTGACCTGTAATGTAAAATTTATGATCGAGGGTGAAGAAGAAGTGGGCTCAGATAATCTAGGCAATTTTGTAAAAGCCAATAAAGAAAAACTACAGGCAGATGTAATTCTCATCTCAGATACAGGCATTATTTCAAACGACTGCCCTTCGCTCACTTCCGGACTGAGGGGTTTGAGTTATCTGGAAGTAGAAGTAACCGGACCTAACCGGGATCTGCATTCAGGCATGTATGGTGGTGCAGTAGCCAATCCGATCAATATTCTTTGCGAAATGATCGCTTCTCTGAAAGACGAAAATAAGCACATTACCATTCCCGGATTTTATGATGAGGTGGTAGAACTGAGTAGAGAGGAAAGAGATGAGATGGCCAAAGCACCTTTTAACCTGGAGGAATATAAAAAAGACTTAAATATTGGTGATGTGCATGGAGAAACCAGCTATAGCACTACTGAACGGGTTTCTATCCGGCCTACGTTGGATGTGAATGGGATCTGGGGTGGATATACCGGAGAAGGTTCCAAAACAGTGATTCCTTCACAGGCATTTGCCAAAATCAGCATGCGGCTGGTACCCAATCAATCTCCCGAGAAAATTACAGAACTATTCACTAAACATTTTCTAGCTATTGCTCCCAAAAGTGTAAAGGTAAAAGTAAAACCCCATCATGGAGGAGAACCAGTGGTAACTCCCATTGATTCGGTGGCTTTCCGGGCAGCCAGTAAGGCATTTGAAGAAGCCTGGGGCAAAACACCTATTCCTAAACGGGAAGGTGGCAGTATCCCGATTGTGGCGTTGTTTGAAAAAGAACTGGGCTTAAAAAGTGTACTGATGGGTTTTGGCCTGGATTCGGATGCTATTCATTCACCAAATGAACATTATGGCTTGTTTAATTATATAAAAGGGATTGAAACCATTCCGCTGTTCTATAAATACTATACAACCCTGAGTAAAACTGAAGGGAGATAG
- a CDS encoding RidA family protein — translation MTPDEKFAALQLELPPAPKPIGVYKPLLIDGKHCYVSGHGTVKPDGTLIKGRIGKDMSQEEGKLAARQVGLAILATLKANLGSLNRVKRVIKVLGMVNCVPEFEKHPFIINGCSELFAEIWGQDNGIGVRSAVGMGSLPDNIPVEIEALFELHEQ, via the coding sequence ATGACTCCAGACGAAAAATTTGCTGCGCTCCAGCTTGAACTACCTCCCGCCCCCAAACCTATCGGGGTATATAAACCTTTGCTTATTGATGGCAAACACTGTTATGTTTCCGGACATGGCACTGTAAAACCGGACGGTACTCTTATAAAAGGCCGTATTGGCAAAGATATGAGCCAGGAAGAAGGCAAACTGGCAGCCCGGCAGGTAGGTCTGGCGATTCTGGCTACCTTAAAAGCGAATTTGGGTTCATTGAACCGGGTGAAACGGGTAATTAAAGTATTGGGTATGGTGAATTGTGTACCGGAATTTGAAAAACATCCCTTTATTATTAATGGCTGCAGCGAACTGTTTGCCGAAATCTGGGGTCAGGATAATGGTATTGGCGTAAGAAGTGCCGTGGGAATGGGTTCCCTTCCGGATAATATTCCGGTGGAGATTGAAGCATTGTTTGAATTGCACGAACAGTAG
- a CDS encoding nuclear transport factor 2 family protein, which produces MNNNVATINRIYEAFGKGDIPAILDCLADNVQWEQWADNSAQKAGVPWMQAQQGKQGAVNFFTVVSQLEVKDFQVLSIMANEQQVAAEFIFEARVPSTGKHYRDEEIHLWTFNEQGKVVRLRHYTDTAKHIAAAQ; this is translated from the coding sequence ATGAATAATAATGTAGCCACTATCAATCGCATTTATGAGGCATTTGGTAAAGGAGATATTCCTGCCATTCTTGATTGCCTCGCAGATAATGTACAATGGGAGCAATGGGCCGATAATTCCGCACAAAAGGCAGGTGTTCCCTGGATGCAAGCCCAGCAAGGAAAACAGGGTGCAGTCAATTTTTTTACTGTTGTGAGCCAGTTAGAAGTAAAAGATTTTCAGGTGCTTTCGATTATGGCAAATGAGCAGCAAGTAGCTGCAGAATTTATATTTGAAGCCCGTGTTCCTTCTACTGGTAAACATTACCGTGATGAAGAAATCCATTTATGGACCTTTAATGAACAAGGCAAAGTCGTACGTTTACGACATTATACAGATACAGCTAAACATATAGCAGCAGCCCAATAA
- a CDS encoding Gfo/Idh/MocA family protein: MNDSTNTTALSRRTFIKSSSLAAAGFVIVPRHVLGGKGFIAPSDKLNIAGVGAGGKALVNLPNAYNNGTDNIVALCDVDDRQAKEARTKWPKAKYVKDYRVLLDKDNKSFDAVIVTTPDHMHAPIAMAAMQLGKHVYVEKPLTHDIYEARMLTEAARKYKVVTQMGNQGSSGDDTRNIETWIQQGVIGEVHTVHCWTNRPVWPQGVPTPTAKMQVPKEVDWDLWLGTAPYREYHEAYMPFRWRGWWDYGTGALGDMGCHIMDVPFRALKLGYPTAVECSVGSVYADFFKEAHYADSCPPSSVVYLKFPARGNMPAVDFSWSDGGILPKRPEELLPEEPMGDEDGGMIFEGTKVKLIAGMWGRKPLLLPTSRMKDTKLPASAIPMVEKGPEGHQQQWVQACKKGFGAYTSSPFDSAGPLTETVIMGNLAVRSYTYQQPKADGKGFTFPGRKKLLWDGQNMKITNFDEANQFVKREYRSGWHL, translated from the coding sequence ATGAATGATTCAACTAATACTACTGCACTTTCACGCCGTACGTTTATAAAAAGCAGTTCTTTGGCAGCGGCCGGATTTGTGATTGTTCCCAGGCATGTACTGGGTGGAAAAGGCTTTATTGCTCCCAGCGATAAACTCAATATTGCCGGAGTAGGAGCAGGAGGGAAGGCGCTGGTAAATCTTCCCAACGCTTATAATAACGGAACCGATAATATTGTAGCCCTCTGCGATGTAGACGATAGGCAAGCCAAAGAAGCCCGTACCAAATGGCCCAAAGCCAAATATGTGAAAGATTACCGGGTATTGCTCGACAAGGATAACAAAAGTTTTGATGCCGTAATTGTTACCACACCAGACCACATGCATGCACCCATTGCGATGGCCGCTATGCAACTCGGCAAACATGTATACGTAGAAAAACCGCTTACCCATGATATTTATGAGGCCCGTATGCTCACCGAGGCGGCCCGTAAATACAAAGTCGTAACCCAGATGGGCAACCAGGGAAGCAGCGGCGATGACACCCGGAATATCGAAACCTGGATTCAGCAAGGCGTTATCGGAGAGGTACATACCGTACATTGCTGGACCAACAGGCCTGTCTGGCCCCAAGGTGTTCCGACACCCACAGCCAAAATGCAGGTGCCCAAAGAAGTAGACTGGGACCTCTGGCTGGGGACTGCTCCTTACCGCGAATATCACGAAGCGTATATGCCCTTCCGCTGGAGGGGATGGTGGGATTACGGTACTGGTGCCCTGGGAGATATGGGCTGCCATATTATGGATGTTCCTTTCCGGGCATTAAAACTAGGCTATCCTACAGCGGTGGAATGTAGTGTGGGTTCGGTATATGCTGATTTCTTCAAGGAAGCCCATTATGCAGATAGTTGTCCGCCTTCTTCGGTGGTGTATCTGAAGTTTCCGGCCAGGGGCAATATGCCAGCTGTAGATTTTAGCTGGTCGGATGGGGGAATTCTGCCCAAAAGGCCAGAAGAATTATTGCCGGAAGAACCCATGGGCGATGAAGATGGGGGAATGATATTCGAAGGCACCAAAGTAAAACTGATTGCTGGCATGTGGGGGCGCAAACCCTTGCTGTTGCCCACTTCCAGAATGAAAGACACGAAACTCCCGGCTTCAGCCATTCCGATGGTGGAAAAAGGCCCGGAAGGCCACCAGCAACAGTGGGTACAAGCCTGCAAAAAAGGCTTTGGTGCCTATACCAGCTCTCCCTTCGACAGTGCAGGCCCTCTCACCGAAACCGTGATTATGGGAAACCTGGCCGTTAGGAGCTATACTTATCAACAGCCTAAAGCCGATGGAAAAGGTTTCACTTTTCCGGGACGTAAAAAACTCCTGTGGGATGGCCAGAATATGAAGATCACCAATTTCGATGAAGCCAATCAATTTGTTAAACGCGAATACCGCAGCGGATGGCATTTGTAG
- a CDS encoding ferredoxin--NADP reductase: MKDYLELRIKKIIRETAQAITLVLENVSGEPVAYQSGQFLTFLLTISGRELRRSYSLCSSPGIDPDMMITITRVINGEVSRYLTEHLQEGDILQSLYPAGRFTLESKPEQRRDIFLIGAGSGMTPLFSILKTALRTVTASHLTLIDSNKNEATALYWKPLQTLSRQYSQQFTSIHLFSDPLPSSNQYPVRLNISLLETLVNKHLKYEKSEAQFYVCGPSTFMRMVRMTLIFMGFPEESIHKENFITQAQFDITLSRYENTSTSPVQLIFRNQSYRVEVPPHSSILKAALSQGIPLPYSCMAGMCATCSGKCSSGKVKMAINDVLTDTEVAEGWVLTCVAFPLSTGVTIVVE, from the coding sequence ATGAAAGACTACCTGGAGCTGAGGATAAAAAAAATAATCCGGGAAACTGCACAAGCCATTACCCTGGTGCTGGAAAATGTAAGCGGAGAACCGGTTGCCTATCAATCCGGCCAGTTTCTGACATTCTTACTTACTATTAGTGGCCGGGAATTGCGGCGTTCTTATTCCCTATGTTCTTCTCCTGGTATTGACCCGGATATGATGATAACCATCACAAGAGTGATCAACGGAGAAGTATCCAGGTATTTAACCGAACATTTGCAGGAAGGAGATATTTTACAGTCGCTCTACCCGGCAGGGCGTTTTACCCTGGAATCAAAACCGGAGCAAAGACGGGATATTTTTCTGATCGGTGCAGGCAGTGGCATGACACCTTTATTCTCCATTCTCAAAACGGCATTACGTACTGTAACAGCAAGTCATCTTACACTCATTGACAGCAATAAAAACGAAGCCACCGCCCTATACTGGAAACCTTTGCAAACCCTTTCCAGGCAATATAGCCAGCAGTTTACCAGTATACATCTGTTCAGTGATCCACTCCCAAGCTCCAATCAGTATCCGGTTCGGCTCAACATTAGTTTACTGGAAACACTGGTGAATAAACACCTGAAATATGAGAAATCGGAGGCACAGTTTTATGTCTGTGGCCCATCCACCTTTATGCGCATGGTGCGCATGACGCTTATTTTTATGGGTTTTCCGGAAGAATCCATTCATAAAGAAAATTTTATTACACAAGCCCAGTTTGACATCACCTTGTCCAGGTACGAAAATACCAGCACCTCACCAGTACAATTGATCTTCCGGAACCAATCTTACCGGGTAGAGGTGCCGCCTCATTCATCCATTCTCAAAGCTGCCCTATCACAGGGAATACCACTTCCCTATAGTTGTATGGCTGGCATGTGTGCTACCTGTTCAGGAAAATGTAGCAGTGGTAAAGTAAAAATGGCTATCAATGATGTATTGACAGATACAGAAGTTGCCGAAGGATGGGTATTAACCTGTGTAGCCTTTCCTTTATCTACCGGTGTTACGATTGTAGTAGAATAA